The sequence below is a genomic window from Vibrio mangrovi.
GTGACCGCGCAATCGAAATTGGTGCGGTTAAATTAGTTGATGGTGTGGTTGTCGATAGTTTTCAGCAATTGATGAATCCAGGCTTCAGAGTGAGCTCATTTATTGAAAACTATACCGGCATCACCAATAACATGTTGCGTACAGCACCAGGCTGCGATGAAGTGATGGCATCGTTTAGTGAGTTCATTGCCGGTGAGAACCTTATCGCTCACAACGCTTCGTTCGATAAACGATTTCTGGACGCCGAACTTGAGAGAATCAGCAGTGGTTATTCAGGAGAGTTCGCTTGCTCCTTACTGGTGGCAAGGCGACTGATTCAAGATGCACCGTCACACAAACTAGGTGAGCTTGTTCGCTACAAACACATCGACAACGACGGTGTTTTTCACCGCGCATTAGCAGATGCACAAATGACAGCTAAACTCTGGCTTCAAATGATAGAGGACTTAGAGCAATCAGGAATCATCAAGCCAAGCTTTCAGTTGATGCAAACCATTAGTAAAACCGCGAAAGGGAAAGTGAACCAGCTCCTCGCTAAAAGTCGTGCTTAGCTCACTCTTGCTCAGACGATTCTTTATTAAATATTGAAAAACATTTGATTTCTGGTTTTTCGATGTTGGGGAGTATTCAGAAATGTTCATCGTCATAGTAAATGTCACTGTGTTCCTGTAACACAATGAAGATGAGTAATTCATAAGCATTTTTGGACAAATTGAATAGCCACCGACTTGATAGACACCTTTTAGTTAGACAAAATGACTAACAGAGAGGTGCTTATGAGCAGCAAAAGATATCCAGAAGAATTTAAAATTGAAGCGGTAAAACAGGTCACGGAAAAAGGTCATAGTGTGGCTGATGTTGCCAACCGCTTAGGGACGACTACCCACAGCCTTTATGCTTGGGTGAAGCGCTACGGTCCCGACTCCTCCCAACACCAAGCTCAATCTGATGAAAGTGCCGAAATTCGCAGGCTTCGAAAAGAACTGCAAAGAGTCACCGAAGAGCGGGATATACTAAAAAAAGCCGCGGTGTACTTCGCAAGCCAGTCCGACTGAGGTACGCCTTCATCAAAGCCAATCAGTCTATTTGGCCTGTTCGACGGATGTGTAAAATCCTTGGGGTTCATCCCAGTGGTTATTATGCCTGGTTAAAACACCCTGACAGCAAACAAGAGAAACGGCGTAAATATCTTCTCGGGCTTATCAAACAGTTTTGGTTGGAATCAGGCGGGGTTTATGGCTATCGAAAGATATACAGTGACCTACGAGATGAAGGTGAATCCTGTGGGATCAATCAAGTGTATCGCTTGATGAAGCGAGAAGGCTTACAGTCACAACGCGGATATCGTAAACCCAGAGCTAAAGCGGGTACTGAGCATGTCATTTCGGCAAACAAATTAGCCAGAGAGTTCAATCCAACGGCTCCAAATCAATCATGGGTAACCGATATTACCTATATAAAAACACATGAAGGTTGGTTGTATCTTGCCGTTGTTGTTGATCTTTTTTCTAGAAGAGTGATTGGCTGGTCGATGAAAAGTCGAATAACTAAAGAGTTGGTTTTGGATGCGCTTTTAATGGCTATATGGCGACGTTCTCCAATCCAAAAGGTACTTGTACATTCCGATCAAGGTAGCCAGTATACAAGTCACGACTGGAACAAGTTCTTAAAGCAACATGGACTAGAAGCCAGTATGAGCCGTCGAGGTAATTGTCACGATAATGCTGTGGCAGAAAGCTTTTTCCAGCTACTGAAAAGAGAAAGAATCAAACGCAAAATCTACTCCACACGGGGAGATGCTCGCATGGATATCTTTGAATACATAGAGATGTTCTACAACGTGAAGCGCAGGCATGGTTCCAATAATCAATTGTCACCTGTAGAGTATGAGAAGCAATATGAGAGAAGACTAACTAGTGTCTACTGACTCGGTGGCTATTCAGTTCACTTAATATGTTAAAAACTAAACAAACTCTTCTGTATCAATCTCTTGCTGCTGGGCGGAGTTATAGCGGCTGCCGTACACGGTATGATAATTGATGAGCTGATCAAGCTGCTTCAGGATCGCTGGATCCAACACAATATCCTTTGCATCTAAATTTTCTTGCATATGTTCAGCTGAGCGCGTTCCCGGGATGGGCACTGCAAACAGATTCGATAACTATTCACTTACACCGGCAATGAAACAAAACACTTTTTCTTATTTGTATGTACTAAACAATCTGTCACCTGTATCAGGTCCTTTACCACCAGAAATTACCTGAACCTTCGCTCCCTCATACTTGTTATTTGATACTCGTACAGTATACAAATCGTAGCTTTTAAGTAATTCAGTCGAAGAACTTGGGATAACCGTTGTAACAAGTTTTATAGTGTTAGTATCTGGAAGTTGTTCAATCAGGCCAAAAACGCTTTTCCCCGAATTTATAACAGCATCAACAATGATGATTTCTTTACCTTTAACAAATTCTAAATCTTCTTTGGAAACCTTATCATCATTAACAAAAATTATAGATACAGTACTACCAAGCTGTTCAAGCTTGTCTGCAATGCCATTA
It includes:
- a CDS encoding 3'-5' exonuclease codes for the protein MPQANSVVVLDFETTGLSPNIGDRAIEIGAVKLVDGVVVDSFQQLMNPGFRVSSFIENYTGITNNMLRTAPGCDEVMASFSEFIAGENLIAHNASFDKRFLDAELERISSGYSGEFACSLLVARRLIQDAPSHKLGELVRYKHIDNDGVFHRALADAQMTAKLWLQMIEDLEQSGIIKPSFQLMQTISKTAKGKVNQLLAKSRA
- a CDS encoding IS3 family transposase (programmed frameshift); this encodes MSSKRYPEEFKIEAVKQVTEKGHSVADVANRLGTTTHSLYAWVKRYGPDSSQHQAQSDESAEIRRLRKELQRVTEERDIPKKSRGVLRKPVRLRYAFIKANQSIWPVRRMCKILGVHPSGYYAWLKHPDSKQEKRRKYLLGLIKQFWLESGGVYGYRKIYSDLRDEGESCGINQVYRLMKREGLQSQRGYRKPRAKAGTEHVISANKLAREFNPTAPNQSWVTDITYIKTHEGWLYLAVVVDLFSRRVIGWSMKSRITKELVLDALLMAIWRRSPIQKVLVHSDQGSQYTSHDWNKFLKQHGLEASMSRRGNCHDNAVAESFFQLLKRERIKRKIYSTRGDARMDIFEYIEMFYNVKRRHGSNNQLSPVEYEKQYERRLTSVY
- a CDS encoding uracil phosphoribosyltransferase; amino-acid sequence: MYILNESCQMHCVDQLIEICKSSSMSMGYKLRNAHYQLGEIIAEPISRSSNQQQNYAVLILMRAGLCFGNGIADKLEQLGSTVSIIFVNDDKVSKEDLEFVKGKEIIIVDAVINSGKSVFGLIEQLPDTNTIKLVTTVIPSSSTELLKSYDLYTVRVSNNKYEGAKVQVISGGKGPDTGDRLFSTYK